One segment of Thermoanaerobacter kivui DNA contains the following:
- a CDS encoding pyrimidine-nucleoside phosphorylase, whose protein sequence is MRMYDLIMKKRDGGVLTKEEIDFIISSYTKDYIPDYQMSALAMAIYFRGMTPEETANLTMAMAYSGDVMDLSAIKGIKVDKHSTGGVADTTTLVLAPMVAACGAPVAKMSGRGLGHTGGTIDKLESIPGMRVELSEEEFIDNVNKYGIAVIGQTKNLTPADKKLYALRDVTATVDSIPLIASSIMSKKIAAGADGIVLDVKVGRGAFMKDLESAKALAKLMVDIGNSVGRKTVAHVTNMDYPLGLAIGNALEIVEAVQVLKGHGSKDLLEVCMLLGSDMLQIAGVAKDDKEARAKLKEALDSGKALQKFKEFIKAQGGDERVVDDLSLLPQAKYIRPWIADRDVYIKDLMALDLGLVAMKLGAGREKKEDKIDLAVGIVLGGKVGDIVRKGEPIATIYANDEGKAEWAFNEIKKYILLSDEPVERPTLIFE, encoded by the coding sequence ATGCGAATGTATGACCTTATAATGAAAAAGAGAGATGGTGGAGTTCTTACAAAAGAGGAGATTGATTTTATAATCTCTTCTTACACAAAAGATTATATTCCTGATTATCAGATGAGCGCTTTAGCAATGGCCATATATTTTAGGGGAATGACGCCAGAAGAGACTGCCAATCTTACTATGGCTATGGCTTATTCTGGCGATGTGATGGATTTATCAGCGATTAAAGGAATCAAAGTGGATAAACACTCAACCGGTGGTGTAGCTGATACTACCACATTAGTACTTGCTCCTATGGTAGCAGCCTGTGGAGCTCCTGTTGCCAAAATGTCAGGAAGAGGTTTAGGGCATACTGGTGGAACGATAGACAAACTGGAGTCAATACCAGGAATGAGAGTAGAACTCAGCGAAGAAGAGTTTATTGACAACGTAAATAAATACGGTATTGCTGTGATTGGGCAGACAAAAAATCTCACTCCTGCAGATAAAAAGTTATATGCATTAAGGGATGTTACTGCGACAGTAGATTCTATTCCGCTTATAGCGAGCTCTATAATGAGTAAAAAGATTGCTGCAGGAGCGGATGGAATAGTATTAGATGTAAAAGTTGGAAGAGGAGCTTTCATGAAAGACTTAGAAAGTGCCAAAGCCCTTGCTAAGTTGATGGTGGATATAGGAAATTCTGTAGGGAGAAAGACTGTAGCCCACGTTACAAATATGGATTATCCGTTAGGGCTTGCGATAGGAAATGCACTTGAGATAGTAGAAGCTGTTCAAGTATTGAAAGGTCATGGTTCTAAAGATTTATTGGAAGTATGTATGCTACTTGGTTCTGATATGCTTCAAATTGCAGGTGTTGCAAAAGACGACAAAGAGGCGAGGGCAAAGCTAAAAGAAGCACTTGATAGCGGAAAAGCCCTACAAAAATTTAAAGAATTTATAAAGGCTCAAGGTGGAGATGAAAGAGTAGTTGACGATTTATCACTTTTACCACAGGCTAAGTATATAAGACCTTGGATTGCCGACAGGGATGTATATATAAAAGACCTGATGGCTTTAGATTTAGGCCTTGTAGCGATGAAGTTAGGAGCGGGAAGAGAGAAAAAAGAAGACAAAATAGATTTAGCAGTTGGTATAGTGTTAGGTGGAAAAGTTGGAGATATAGTTAGAAAAGGTGAGCCTATTGCGACGATATATGCTAATGATGAGGGTAAAGCTGAATGGGCTTTCAATGAAATCAAAAAATACATTTTGCTCTCAGATGAACCTGTTGAAAGGCCGACGTTGATATTTGAGTAG
- a CDS encoding aconitate hydratase, with the protein MNLTQKILSSHLEEGEMVKGQEIAIKIDQTLTQDSTGTMAYLQLEALGIDRVKTELSVAYIDHNTLQQGPENADDHRYIQTVAAKYGIYFSRPGNGICHQVHLERFGRPGKTLLGSDSHTPTTGGLGMLAIGAGGLDVALAMAGEPYRIIMPSIVNVRLTGKLRPWVSAKDVILELLRRLTVKGGVGKIFEYSGDGVKTLSVPERATIANMGAELGATTSIFPSDERTYEFLKAQGREDAFVPLAADEDAEYDEVIEINLDELEPLVALPHSPDNVVKVKDAGRPKVDQVAIGSCTNSSYADLMKVASILRGKVIPEHVSLVIAPGSRQVLNMLAKNGALSDLISAGARILESACGPCIGMGQAPATGAISIRTFNRNFYGRSGTKSASVYLVSPEVAAVAALTGYLIDPRELGEAPYVPYMEKFEINDNMIIKPPEDREKVEIIKGPNIKPFPLNTPLSDIEKRVLIKVGDDITTDHIMPSNAKLLPLRSNIPELAKHCFEIIDENFSKRAMEWGGGIIVGGSNYGQGSSREHAALAPLQLGVKAVIAKSFARIHKANLINSGILPLTFVDEKDYDNIEVGDVLKIENAVEQVRRGGRITVKNQTKGTTFEVDLDVSDRNREVLIAGGMINYVKSKKKTN; encoded by the coding sequence ATGAATCTTACACAGAAAATACTATCTTCTCACCTTGAAGAAGGAGAAATGGTGAAAGGTCAAGAAATAGCCATTAAAATTGACCAAACTTTGACTCAAGACTCCACTGGTACCATGGCGTACCTACAATTAGAAGCTCTTGGAATAGATAGGGTAAAAACTGAACTTTCGGTTGCTTATATTGACCACAATACATTGCAGCAAGGTCCTGAAAATGCTGATGACCACAGATACATCCAGACTGTTGCAGCAAAATACGGCATATATTTTTCAAGGCCGGGAAATGGCATCTGCCATCAAGTGCATCTTGAAAGATTCGGAAGGCCAGGGAAAACCCTTTTAGGTTCTGATAGCCATACGCCAACAACAGGTGGGTTAGGAATGTTAGCTATAGGTGCAGGCGGCTTAGATGTTGCTTTGGCTATGGCGGGAGAGCCTTACAGGATTATTATGCCTTCCATTGTCAATGTAAGGCTTACTGGGAAACTTAGACCTTGGGTATCGGCAAAGGATGTGATATTGGAGCTTTTAAGAAGACTTACTGTAAAAGGTGGAGTTGGAAAGATTTTTGAATATTCAGGGGATGGGGTAAAAACTCTATCAGTACCCGAAAGAGCTACAATTGCCAATATGGGGGCGGAATTAGGAGCTACTACTTCAATTTTTCCCTCAGATGAAAGGACTTATGAATTTTTAAAAGCCCAAGGAAGAGAAGATGCATTTGTGCCTTTGGCTGCTGATGAAGATGCAGAATACGATGAGGTCATTGAAATAAACCTTGATGAACTGGAACCTTTAGTAGCACTTCCTCATAGCCCTGATAATGTTGTAAAAGTTAAAGACGCAGGAAGGCCAAAAGTTGACCAAGTTGCTATAGGGTCATGTACAAATTCCTCTTATGCTGATTTGATGAAAGTTGCTTCCATATTGAGAGGCAAGGTTATTCCAGAACATGTAAGCCTTGTAATTGCTCCAGGTTCAAGACAAGTTCTTAACATGCTTGCAAAAAATGGTGCACTTTCAGACCTGATATCGGCAGGTGCAAGAATACTCGAAAGTGCTTGTGGACCTTGTATTGGCATGGGTCAAGCTCCTGCAACAGGTGCAATTTCGATTAGGACCTTTAATAGAAACTTTTACGGCAGAAGTGGTACCAAGTCAGCGTCAGTTTATCTCGTAAGCCCTGAAGTTGCTGCTGTTGCAGCTTTGACAGGGTATTTAATAGATCCGAGAGAGTTAGGGGAAGCACCTTATGTACCTTATATGGAGAAATTTGAAATTAATGATAATATGATTATAAAACCGCCAGAGGATAGGGAAAAGGTGGAGATAATAAAAGGACCTAATATAAAGCCATTCCCTCTCAATACACCTCTTTCTGATATAGAAAAGAGGGTGCTAATTAAAGTAGGAGACGATATAACTACAGACCATATAATGCCTTCAAATGCTAAATTGTTGCCATTAAGGTCTAATATTCCTGAGCTTGCTAAACATTGCTTCGAAATAATAGATGAAAACTTTTCTAAAAGGGCAATGGAATGGGGCGGTGGCATAATTGTCGGTGGAAGCAACTATGGACAAGGCTCTAGCCGAGAACATGCGGCATTGGCTCCACTTCAACTGGGTGTAAAGGCTGTCATAGCAAAGTCATTTGCGAGAATACACAAAGCAAATCTTATAAATAGTGGAATTCTTCCTCTTACTTTTGTAGATGAAAAAGATTATGACAATATTGAGGTTGGGGATGTTTTAAAGATAGAAAATGCGGTAGAACAAGTAAGAAGAGGCGGCAGGATAACAGTGAAAAACCAAACAAAAGGTACAACCTTTGAAGTAGACCTTGATGTTTCAGACAGAAACAGAGAAGTACTCATAGCAGGCGGTATGATAAATTATGTAAAAAGTAAAAAGAAAACAAATTAA
- a CDS encoding PTS sugar transporter subunit IIA: MFNIFKKKKYVDIYSPINGRLLKIEDVPDPVFSQKMVGDGVALEPTEGIVYSPVNGTLIQLFPTKHALGIKTEEGLEILIHIGMDTVEMKGNGFESFVSEGEKVKVGDKLIKFDMELVKKEHPLTSPIIITNMDIVDKIVKEPDGEEVKAGNTKVMRVYLK; the protein is encoded by the coding sequence ATGTTTAACATATTTAAAAAGAAAAAATACGTAGATATATATTCTCCTATTAATGGCAGATTATTAAAAATTGAAGATGTCCCAGACCCTGTGTTTTCTCAAAAAATGGTAGGAGATGGAGTGGCATTAGAACCCACAGAAGGTATTGTATATTCACCGGTTAATGGAACTCTTATACAATTATTTCCTACAAAACATGCTTTGGGAATAAAAACAGAAGAAGGATTAGAAATACTAATTCATATTGGGATGGATACAGTAGAAATGAAAGGAAATGGATTTGAAAGTTTTGTTTCCGAAGGTGAAAAAGTCAAAGTAGGAGATAAGTTGATAAAATTTGATATGGAATTGGTTAAAAAAGAACACCCATTGACATCTCCAATTATTATTACTAATATGGATATAGTGGATAAAATTGTAAAAGAACCTGATGGTGAGGAAGTAAAGGCTGGAAACACAAAGGTTATGAGAGTATACCTCAAGTAA
- the panB gene encoding 3-methyl-2-oxobutanoate hydroxymethyltransferase, which produces MDKKVTTLTLKKFKREGKKITALTAYDFPTAKILDNCGIDMILVGDSLGMVVLGYQSTIPVTMEDMIHHTKAVSRAVNRAFVVADMPFMSYHISKEQAMTNAARLIAEGGAHAVKLEGGEEIASIVKAIVDAGIPVVGHLGLTPQSVHQLGGYKVQGKEKEKAKKIFNDAKVLEQAGICALVLESIPMEPAKDITENISVPTIGIGAGPYCDGQILVTHDMLGITQGHRPKFVKQYADIEKIMIEGINAYIKEVQQGLFPDEEHSFTLEKRENK; this is translated from the coding sequence ATGGATAAAAAAGTAACAACTCTCACATTAAAAAAATTTAAAAGAGAGGGCAAAAAAATAACAGCTTTAACCGCTTATGACTTCCCCACAGCTAAAATCCTCGATAATTGCGGAATTGACATGATTTTAGTAGGAGATTCCCTTGGAATGGTGGTTTTAGGATACCAAAGCACAATACCTGTCACAATGGAGGACATGATACATCACACAAAAGCCGTTTCAAGGGCAGTAAATCGTGCCTTTGTAGTTGCCGACATGCCTTTTATGTCATATCACATATCAAAAGAACAGGCTATGACAAATGCTGCAAGGCTTATTGCAGAAGGCGGAGCTCACGCCGTAAAGTTGGAGGGTGGAGAAGAAATAGCTTCCATAGTCAAAGCCATAGTAGATGCAGGAATACCGGTGGTAGGCCATCTCGGACTTACTCCTCAATCAGTACATCAATTGGGAGGATATAAAGTCCAAGGCAAAGAAAAAGAGAAAGCCAAAAAAATTTTTAACGATGCAAAAGTATTAGAACAAGCTGGCATATGTGCCCTGGTGCTTGAAAGCATCCCAATGGAGCCTGCAAAAGACATTACAGAAAATATTTCAGTTCCAACTATTGGAATAGGAGCAGGTCCTTACTGCGATGGCCAAATCCTCGTCACCCATGACATGTTAGGTATAACACAAGGTCATAGGCCTAAATTTGTAAAACAATACGCAGATATTGAAAAAATAATGATAGAGGGCATAAATGCCTACATTAAAGAAGTACAACAAGGTTTGTTTCCAGATGAAGAACATTCTTTTACTTTAGAAAAGAGGGAGAATAAATGA
- the glcT gene encoding glucose PTS transporter transcription antiterminator GlcT — MYRVIKVLNNNVCMAKDDKNVECIVVGKGIGFGKRPGDIIEEDKLEKIFYVQEDVNKIKFSELMEKIRGDVIGIAEEIIAMAERIKSKKLNEHIHIALADHIAFAIERINMGIEIKNPFNIEIKALYKDDYNIALKALELINQRLNISLPEDEAGFIALHLHAALENAGLSNTLKNTRLVSQLVSTIEKHLGKHIDRDSIDYLRLVTHLRFAIDRLEKNAPVANELLASIKKKFKKAYNIEIQVAKVIEDTLGKKVPEEEIGYIAIHIQRLINTI; from the coding sequence ATGTATCGGGTAATAAAAGTTCTTAACAATAACGTGTGTATGGCAAAGGATGATAAAAATGTGGAATGCATAGTTGTGGGGAAAGGTATAGGATTTGGCAAAAGACCGGGTGATATTATTGAAGAAGATAAATTAGAGAAAATATTTTATGTACAAGAGGATGTTAATAAGATTAAGTTTTCTGAGTTGATGGAAAAGATAAGAGGAGATGTAATAGGTATTGCAGAAGAAATAATAGCGATGGCAGAAAGAATAAAAAGCAAAAAACTTAATGAGCATATACACATTGCACTTGCTGATCACATTGCCTTTGCGATTGAAAGAATAAATATGGGAATAGAAATAAAAAACCCTTTTAATATAGAAATAAAAGCTTTGTATAAAGATGATTATAATATTGCATTAAAAGCGCTGGAATTGATAAATCAAAGGCTTAACATTTCACTTCCTGAGGATGAAGCAGGCTTTATAGCTCTTCACTTGCATGCTGCTTTAGAAAATGCTGGCTTATCAAACACTTTAAAAAATACTAGATTGGTATCTCAATTAGTGTCAACAATTGAAAAACACCTAGGGAAACATATTGATAGAGATTCGATTGATTATCTAAGACTTGTAACTCACCTGCGTTTTGCTATTGATAGATTAGAAAAAAATGCTCCTGTGGCAAATGAACTTTTGGCCTCTATAAAGAAAAAATTCAAAAAAGCTTATAATATAGAAATACAAGTAGCAAAAGTAATAGAAGATACGTTAGGAAAGAAAGTGCCTGAGGAAGAAATAGGATATATTGCAATACACATTCAGCGATTAATCAATACTATTTAA
- a CDS encoding phosphopentomutase gives MFKRVILIVLDSVGVGELPDAYKFGDEGSNTLGHVTEKTGVELPNMGRLGLGNIIPLKSVPENPNAIGGYGKMAEKSAGKDTTTGHWEIAGLITEKPFPTYPHGFPEEIIKEFEKRIGRKVLGNKPASGTEIIKELGEEHVKTGYPIVYTSADSVFQVAAHEDVIPLEELYRICEIAREILKGDHAVGRVIARPFTGTPGNFVRTGNRRDFSLKPFEPTVLDMLKEAGYEVFAIGKIEDIFAGQGITEKNHTINNDEGITATIKAMDDIKNGLIFTNLVDFDMLYGHRNDVEGYAKALKHFDNRLPEIMGKLTKEDLLIITADHGCDPTTPSTDHSREYVPLLVYSPSMKHGINLGVRSTYSDVAATIAEIFKVGPTKHGTSFLKELPL, from the coding sequence ATGTTCAAAAGAGTCATACTAATAGTTTTGGATAGCGTAGGAGTAGGAGAATTGCCAGACGCATATAAGTTTGGGGATGAAGGTTCAAACACCTTAGGTCATGTGACAGAAAAGACAGGTGTTGAACTTCCTAATATGGGACGTTTAGGGCTAGGAAATATAATTCCTTTAAAAAGTGTTCCTGAAAACCCTAACGCTATTGGTGGATATGGCAAAATGGCTGAGAAATCGGCAGGGAAAGATACTACAACAGGCCATTGGGAGATAGCAGGACTTATTACTGAAAAGCCTTTCCCTACTTATCCCCATGGTTTTCCTGAGGAAATTATCAAAGAGTTTGAGAAGAGGATTGGGAGAAAAGTTTTAGGAAATAAGCCTGCTTCAGGAACTGAGATAATAAAGGAATTGGGAGAAGAACATGTAAAAACGGGATATCCTATAGTTTATACTTCTGCTGATAGCGTATTTCAAGTAGCAGCCCATGAGGATGTGATACCTCTTGAAGAGCTTTATAGAATTTGTGAAATTGCCAGGGAAATACTAAAAGGAGACCATGCGGTAGGAAGAGTAATTGCAAGACCTTTTACCGGTACTCCTGGAAATTTTGTGAGAACAGGAAATAGGAGAGATTTTTCGTTAAAGCCTTTTGAACCTACAGTATTAGATATGTTAAAAGAAGCTGGATATGAGGTTTTTGCTATAGGAAAGATTGAGGATATTTTCGCTGGACAGGGAATTACTGAAAAAAACCATACGATAAACAATGACGAAGGCATTACAGCTACTATAAAAGCGATGGATGACATTAAAAATGGCTTGATTTTTACAAATTTAGTTGATTTTGATATGTTGTATGGCCATAGAAATGATGTTGAAGGATATGCAAAAGCTCTAAAACATTTTGATAACAGACTTCCTGAGATAATGGGAAAACTTACAAAGGAAGATTTACTAATTATAACTGCTGACCATGGGTGTGACCCTACTACACCAAGTACTGACCATTCAAGGGAGTATGTACCACTATTAGTTTATAGTCCTTCAATGAAACATGGAATAAATCTTGGAGTGAGAAGTACTTATTCAGACGTTGCAGCTACAATAGCCGAGATATTTAAAGTTGGACCTACAAAACATGGCACATCTTTCTTGAAGGAATTACCTTTATGA
- the panC gene encoding pantoate--beta-alanine ligase produces MIVTDKISDVRNIIKEQKLSGKKIGLVPTMGYLHEGHLSLVRIAKKHSNFVAVSIFVNPIQFGPNEDFDRYPRDLKRDLKLLGKEGCDLVFAPSVHEMYPSELLTTVNVDKITDKLCGAFRPGHFKGVTTVVAKLFNIFTPDIAVFGQKDAQQVAVIKKMVEDLNFPVEIIKAPIVREVDGLAMSSRNVYLNPEERKAALILSKSLKEAEKLLLNGERNANTIIKKVNEVLNSEPLCKVQYVSCVHPDTLEDLTYIKDKALIAIACFIGTTRLIDNLLWGGNI; encoded by the coding sequence ATGATAGTAACAGATAAAATTAGTGATGTAAGAAATATAATTAAAGAACAAAAATTGTCAGGTAAAAAAATTGGACTTGTACCTACAATGGGATATTTGCACGAAGGCCATTTGTCCCTCGTAAGAATTGCAAAAAAGCATTCAAATTTTGTAGCTGTAAGCATATTTGTAAATCCAATTCAATTCGGACCTAATGAAGACTTTGATAGATATCCTCGAGACTTGAAAAGGGATTTAAAACTTCTTGGTAAAGAAGGATGTGACCTTGTTTTTGCTCCTTCTGTACACGAAATGTATCCTTCTGAACTTCTCACAACAGTAAATGTAGATAAAATCACTGATAAACTTTGTGGAGCTTTCAGGCCCGGTCATTTTAAAGGCGTCACAACAGTTGTGGCAAAATTATTTAACATTTTCACACCTGACATCGCAGTTTTCGGACAAAAAGACGCCCAACAAGTTGCAGTAATAAAGAAAATGGTGGAAGACTTAAATTTCCCTGTAGAAATAATCAAAGCGCCTATTGTAAGAGAAGTTGATGGTTTAGCAATGAGTTCAAGAAATGTCTATTTAAATCCTGAAGAAAGAAAAGCAGCTTTAATACTTTCGAAATCTTTAAAAGAAGCTGAAAAATTACTTCTAAATGGCGAAAGAAATGCTAATACTATAATAAAAAAAGTAAATGAAGTCTTAAACTCAGAGCCTTTATGCAAAGTGCAATATGTCTCCTGCGTTCATCCTGATACATTAGAAGACTTAACTTATATAAAAGATAAAGCACTTATTGCAATAGCTTGCTTTATTGGGACAACAAGGCTTATAGATAATCTATTGTGGGGGGGAAATATATAA
- the panD gene encoding aspartate 1-decarboxylase — MQRFMMKSKIHRAIVTESNLNYQGSITIDKNLMELANILPNEKVQVLNINNGARFDTYAIEGERGSGTICINGAAARLCQIADIIIIISYAIMEDEEAKNYKPKVIFVDENNKPVNM, encoded by the coding sequence ATGCAAAGGTTTATGATGAAATCTAAAATACACAGAGCAATTGTAACAGAGTCCAACTTAAATTACCAGGGTTCTATAACAATTGATAAAAATTTAATGGAACTTGCTAATATACTGCCAAATGAAAAAGTACAAGTTTTAAACATTAACAACGGTGCACGATTTGACACTTACGCAATAGAAGGCGAAAGAGGCTCAGGTACAATATGTATAAACGGCGCAGCAGCAAGACTATGTCAGATAGCCGATATAATCATCATAATATCCTATGCAATAATGGAGGATGAGGAAGCCAAAAATTACAAGCCCAAAGTAATATTTGTAGATGAAAACAATAAACCAGTAAATATGTAA
- the nifV gene encoding homocitrate synthase yields the protein MTLKKGKKVYIVDTTLRDGEQTAGVVFANNEKIRIAQMLDEIGIDQLEVGIPTMGGDEKETVAKIAKLGLNASIMAWNRAVVKDVQESLECGVDAVAISVSTSDIHIEHKLKKTRQWVLDNMTEAVRFAKKEGVYVSVNAEDASRTDMDFLIEFAKCAKQAGADRLRFCDTVGFLDPFKTYDMVKAIKEAVDIDIEMHTHNDFGMATANALAGMKAGAKFIGVTVNGLGERAGNAALEEVVMALKHVYKIDLGIDTTRFREISEYVALASGRQLPAWKAIVGTNVFAHESGIHVDGALKNPHTYEIFNPDEVGLERQIVIGKHSGTAALINKFKEYGRVLTEEEANQLLPHVRKLAIQLKRPLFDKELMYLYEDVIKNREKAI from the coding sequence ATGACTCTTAAAAAGGGCAAGAAAGTTTACATTGTTGACACAACTTTAAGGGATGGAGAGCAAACTGCAGGGGTTGTGTTTGCAAATAACGAAAAAATCAGAATTGCACAAATGTTGGATGAAATCGGGATAGACCAATTAGAAGTAGGTATTCCGACAATGGGAGGAGACGAAAAAGAAACTGTTGCAAAAATTGCAAAGCTTGGATTGAATGCCAGTATAATGGCATGGAATAGAGCAGTTGTAAAAGACGTTCAGGAATCTTTGGAATGCGGTGTTGATGCTGTTGCAATCTCTGTGTCTACTTCGGATATTCACATTGAGCACAAGCTTAAAAAGACAAGGCAATGGGTTTTGGACAATATGACAGAAGCAGTTAGGTTTGCCAAAAAAGAGGGTGTATATGTTTCTGTCAACGCAGAAGATGCTTCTCGTACGGATATGGACTTCCTTATTGAATTTGCAAAATGCGCAAAACAAGCAGGAGCTGATCGTTTGAGATTTTGCGACACCGTAGGATTTTTGGATCCTTTTAAAACATATGATATGGTCAAGGCAATAAAAGAAGCTGTTGACATTGATATTGAAATGCATACTCATAATGACTTTGGGATGGCTACTGCCAATGCTCTTGCAGGTATGAAAGCAGGGGCAAAGTTTATAGGAGTTACAGTAAACGGCCTTGGCGAAAGAGCCGGAAATGCTGCTTTAGAAGAGGTTGTAATGGCATTAAAGCACGTCTACAAAATAGATTTAGGAATAGATACAACTAGATTTAGGGAAATTTCTGAATACGTTGCTTTGGCCTCAGGAAGACAGTTACCAGCATGGAAAGCTATAGTTGGAACAAATGTCTTTGCCCATGAGTCAGGTATTCATGTAGATGGTGCCCTTAAAAATCCTCACACATATGAAATATTTAATCCTGATGAAGTAGGCCTTGAAAGACAGATTGTGATAGGCAAGCATTCTGGGACTGCGGCTCTTATAAATAAATTTAAAGAATACGGCAGAGTTTTAACAGAAGAAGAAGCAAATCAACTTTTGCCTCATGTCAGAAAATTAGCTATACAACTTAAGAGGCCGCTTTTTGATAAAGAGCTCATGTACCTTTATGAGGATGTTATCAAAAACAGAGAAAAGGCTATATAA
- a CDS encoding DUF7916 family protein, with the protein MKRIFELTMKDIERMDKNTLIETIKTSEGRTVMAETIVTVPPLVYGVSNMELAAAFGSDMITLNFFDFQKPFIFGIDDAGINFSAGPSELQKIVEIASKNAEDFDYIKRVKKIVGRFIGVNIELVPEGVEYVEGRKLNKENLLKAKEYGFDYIVITGNPNTGVSVGTIIKGIELAKEILGENMMIIAGKMHGAGSGNIYEDKILKDFVKAGADCILIPAPGTVPGIDLNLAKRQIEAVHEEGALAMTTIGTSQEGSQKSTIEFIGVQSKMAGADIQHIGDAGYAGVALPENIMALSIAIRGVRHTYRRMAYSLNK; encoded by the coding sequence ATGAAAAGGATTTTTGAGCTTACAATGAAAGACATTGAGAGAATGGACAAAAATACACTCATTGAAACAATCAAAACTTCCGAAGGAAGGACGGTAATGGCAGAGACTATTGTAACAGTTCCACCGCTGGTTTATGGAGTATCAAACATGGAGCTTGCAGCGGCTTTTGGCAGTGATATGATTACGTTGAATTTTTTTGATTTTCAAAAACCATTTATTTTTGGTATAGATGATGCAGGAATAAACTTTTCAGCTGGGCCTTCTGAATTACAAAAAATAGTCGAAATAGCCTCCAAAAACGCAGAAGATTTTGACTACATCAAGAGAGTTAAAAAAATTGTTGGAAGGTTTATAGGTGTAAATATAGAGCTTGTTCCTGAAGGAGTAGAATATGTAGAGGGACGAAAATTAAATAAAGAAAATCTTTTAAAAGCTAAAGAATACGGATTTGATTATATCGTTATAACTGGGAATCCCAATACAGGGGTAAGTGTAGGCACGATAATAAAAGGAATAGAATTAGCAAAAGAGATTTTGGGCGAAAATATGATGATCATTGCCGGAAAAATGCACGGTGCTGGTTCAGGAAACATATATGAAGACAAAATTTTAAAAGATTTTGTAAAAGCAGGTGCCGACTGTATTTTGATACCAGCGCCTGGTACTGTTCCAGGAATTGATTTAAATCTTGCTAAAAGGCAGATAGAAGCCGTCCATGAAGAAGGTGCCTTGGCAATGACGACAATTGGCACCTCACAAGAAGGTTCACAAAAAAGCACAATAGAATTTATCGGGGTTCAATCAAAAATGGCGGGAGCAGACATACAGCATATAGGAGATGCAGGATATGCAGGAGTGGCACTTCCTGAAAACATAATGGCACTTTCTATTGCTATAAGAGGAGTAAGGCATACTTATAGGAGAATGGCATATTCTTTGAATAAGTAA
- a CDS encoding Uma2 family endonuclease codes for MPLPKEDKVYTYGDLLMWPEEERIELINGQPFMMTPPSRIHQEISRELLTAFSVYLKDKSCRVYSAPFGVRFPSGNEKSDKEIKTIVEPDIVVVCDESKLDDEGCKGAPDLIVEIVSPSTARKDKVEKFNLYEKAGVKEYWIVEPEQKVVMVFILEDGRYRIVKTYSEDDSIKVSIFDDLTINLKDIFKRV; via the coding sequence ATGCCTTTGCCAAAAGAAGATAAGGTATATACTTATGGTGACCTTTTGATGTGGCCAGAGGAAGAAAGAATTGAATTAATTAATGGACAGCCTTTTATGATGACACCTCCATCGAGAATTCACCAAGAAATTTCAAGAGAACTATTAACTGCTTTTTCTGTATATCTGAAAGATAAAAGTTGTAGAGTATACAGTGCACCTTTTGGTGTAAGGTTTCCTTCTGGCAATGAAAAAAGTGATAAAGAAATAAAGACTATCGTTGAACCGGATATAGTGGTCGTATGTGACGAATCAAAGTTAGATGATGAAGGATGTAAAGGAGCTCCTGACTTAATTGTAGAAATTGTATCACCATCTACTGCAAGAAAAGATAAGGTAGAAAAATTTAATCTATACGAAAAAGCGGGAGTAAAGGAATATTGGATAGTCGAACCTGAGCAAAAAGTCGTTATGGTGTTTATCCTTGAAGATGGACGTTACAGAATAGTTAAAACTTACTCAGAAGATGATAGCATAAAAGTGAGTATCTTCGATGACCTCACTATAAATTTAAAAGACATATTCAAAAGAGTGTAA